The Candidatus Methylomirabilis tolerans region GGACGAAGGCGACCTTCGCGTTCGCCGCGTGCAGAACCTTCGTGATCGCCGCGGTCAGGGTGGTCTTGCCGTGGTCGATGTGCCCGATGGTCCCGATATTCATGTGCTCTTTCGTCCGCTCGAACTTCGCCTTGGCCATAGCATCTCCCA contains the following coding sequences:
- the tuf gene encoding elongation factor Tu (EF-Tu; promotes GTP-dependent binding of aminoacyl-tRNA to the A-site of ribosomes during protein biosynthesis; when the tRNA anticodon matches the mRNA codon, GTP hydrolysis results; the inactive EF-Tu-GDP leaves the ribosome and release of GDP is promoted by elongation factor Ts; many prokaryotes have two copies of the gene encoding EF-Tu); translated protein: MAKAKFERTKEHMNIGTIGHIDHGKTTLTAAITKVLHAANAKVAFV